From the genome of Arthrobacter sp. ERGS1:01:
CGCGCCGACTATTACACGGTCGATGCCCGGGGGCTGCCCATGCTCGGGCTCATGCTCCGGCACAACGGAAGCGGCCTGCCGCCCGTGCGGCGTGCCGGAAGCCGCGTACTGGTCGCCGCCACCGCAAGCAATTCCGTCCGGACCCTGATCCGCTCCCACTGCACCTCCGCCGGACGGCTGGCCGAGAGGGTCGGGCTTGGCCCGGGCATGGCCGAAATCCTTGGCAACACCTTTGAACGTTGGGACGGAAAGGGCCTGCCGGCCGGCCGGGCCGGAGCCGAAATTCCGCCCGAAATGCGCATTGCCCAACTTGCCGACACGGTTGAAGTGTTCCTGCGCGACGGCGGGGTCGAGGCGGCCGTTGCCATGGTCGGCAGCCGTCGGGGAACCCAGTTTGATCCCGAATTGGCGGACATCTTTTGTGCCGGCGCGGATTCCCTCACGCGGGGCCTGTTCGACGCCGACCCCTGGCCGGCGGTGATGGCCGCGACTCCGGACAATGCTGTGTTCTCGGATGCCGAACTGGATTCAACCCTGCAGGCCATCGGCGACTTCGCCGACCTCAAGTCGCCCTGCACCGTCGGGCATTCAAGGGCCGTGGCGGCCCTTGCCGTCGATGCCGCGTGCGGCCTCGGCCTGGGGCCTGCGGAGATCAGTGCGCTCAGGCGTGCCGGATGGGTCCACGACCTGGGCCGGATGGGTGTTTCCAACGGCGTGTGGGACAAGGTGGCCCCGTTGTCCTATATGGACAGGGAACGGATCCACCTGTACCCGTACCTGAGCGAGCGGATCCTCAGCCGCGTCCCGGGCCTGGGCCGCGTGGCCGAACTTGCCGTGGCCAACCGTGAACGCCTGGACGGTTCGGGCTATCCGCGAGGCGTGGGCGGGCGGGACCTGGATCAGTGCCAGCGACTTCTGGCGGCCGGGGATGAGTACCAAAGCTATCTTGAACCGCGCCCTCACCGACCACCCATGCCGCCCCCGGAAGCCGCCGCACGACTGCTGCAGGACGCCGTGTCCGGCCGCCTGGATGCCGGGGCGGTCGACGCCGTCCTGGCCGGCACCGGCCGGGACGTTCGCCCACGAAACTCTTTGCCCGGCGGCTTGACGGCCCGTGAGCTGGAGGTGCTCCGGCTGTGGTGCCGGGGAACCAGCCACCGTGACATTGGAGCCGCCTTGTTCATCTCACCGAAGACCGTACGGAACCACATTGAGCACATCTACCTGAAACTGGGGGTTGGCAACCGGGTGGGTGCCACTCTTTTTTCGCTTGACCATGACCTGTGGAGCCAGGGGAACGGATAGTACGGGCGGTTCCGTCCAGGGTTGGCCGGGGCAGCCCCTACGCCAAAACCGGGGGTTTCCCCCATAGTGCCGGCCGCGGCCGGGCCGTAGCGTGGAAGCCATGACAGATATAGTGCTGGCGGCGGCCGGACAGCCCTGGGTTTACGCGGCAGTGCTGCTTGGCTGCCTCCTTGACGGATTCTTCCCGCCCGTTCCCAGCGAATCCGTGGTGGTGGGACTGGCGGCACTTATCGTGACCGGCGGCGGTCCCAATCCCTGGCTGCTCCTGCTGGCAGCCGCACTGGGCGCCTTCGTGGGGGACAACCTCGCCTACCTGATCGGCCGGAAACTGGGGACCCGGCGGTTTCGCTGGATGAGGGGCGCATTCATGCAACGGTCCCTGAACCGGGCCGACTCCGCACTCAAGCGCCGCGCCGTCTCCCTGATCCTGGTGGCACGGTTCGTGCCCGTCGGCAGGGTTGCGGTGAACCTCGCCGCCGGTGCCACCGCCTACCCGTGGAGGCGTTTTGCCCCGATATCCGCGGTGTCCGCCTGCCTGTGGGCCGGCTACACGGTGGGACTTGGCGCGCTGGCCGGCAGCTGGTTCGGGGCCAACCAGCTGGCCGCCGTGGTTGCGGCGATCGTCCTTGCCGCGGTCCTTGGGCTCGTTGCCGAGAAAGTCTCCGGGATGCTGCGCGCCAGGTCAATCCGGGCAGCTGCAGTCAGGCCCGGGCAGCACAATGCCCCCGGGGAGGACGCCGGCGTTGAAGTCAACGCCAAGAGTCTCCCCGAGGGCATTCGGGTGTAGTGCCAATCGGGTGCAGTGCCTACAGGCCCAGGTCTCCCTCAAACGCGGCGGCTTCTAGCCGCTTCGTGAGGGTCTGCAGGAACCTGCCGGCGTCCGCGCCGTCCACCAGGCGGTGGTCGTACGTCAGGCACAGGTACATCATGTGGCGGATGGCCAGCTGGTCATCGCCGTCGGGACCCGTGATCACCACGGGACGCTTGACGATGGCACCCACGCCCAGGATTCCCACCTGCGGCTGGTTGATGATGGGCGTGTCGAACAACGCACCCACCGAACCAATGTTGGTGATGGAGAACGTGCCGCCGCTGAGCTCGTCGCTGCCGATGGTTCCCTTGCGGGTGCGGTTCGCCACGTCGGCGATTCCGCCGCCCAGGCCGGCCAGGTTCAGGGTCCCGGCGTCACGAATCACCGGGACCAGCAGGCCCTTCGGCGCGTCCACCGCAAAGGCGAGGTGTTCGGCGTCGTGGTAGGTGATGGTGCCGGCGGCCTCATCGAACTCAGCGTTCAGCATCGGGTGGGCCTTCAACGCCTCCGCCACGGCGAGTGCGACAAACGGCAGGTACGTCAGCTTCACGCCGTGCGCCGCGGCAAAGGACGCCTTGGCCCGTTCGCGCAGGCGCACGATCCCCGTCACGTCCACCTCATGCACCTGCGTGAGCTGCGTGGAGGACTCCAGGGATTCGCGCATGCGCTTGGCAATGATCGCACGGATCCGCGGCGCCTTCACCACGGTGCCGCGCAGCGACGACGGAACGACGCCGGCAGCTGCCTTCGGTGCCGCCGCGGCCGCGGCTGCCGGTGGTGCGGCCACGGGTGCGGCCGCAGCGGCGGCTGCCGCCAGCACGTCCTG
Proteins encoded in this window:
- a CDS encoding HD domain-containing phosphohydrolase, with the translated sequence MLGLMLRHNGSGLPPVRRAGSRVLVAATASNSVRTLIRSHCTSAGRLAERVGLGPGMAEILGNTFERWDGKGLPAGRAGAEIPPEMRIAQLADTVEVFLRDGGVEAAVAMVGSRRGTQFDPELADIFCAGADSLTRGLFDADPWPAVMAATPDNAVFSDAELDSTLQAIGDFADLKSPCTVGHSRAVAALAVDAACGLGLGPAEISALRRAGWVHDLGRMGVSNGVWDKVAPLSYMDRERIHLYPYLSERILSRVPGLGRVAELAVANRERLDGSGYPRGVGGRDLDQCQRLLAAGDEYQSYLEPRPHRPPMPPPEAAARLLQDAVSGRLDAGAVDAVLAGTGRDVRPRNSLPGGLTARELEVLRLWCRGTSHRDIGAALFISPKTVRNHIEHIYLKLGVGNRVGATLFSLDHDLWSQGNG
- a CDS encoding DedA family protein, which encodes MEAMTDIVLAAAGQPWVYAAVLLGCLLDGFFPPVPSESVVVGLAALIVTGGGPNPWLLLLAAALGAFVGDNLAYLIGRKLGTRRFRWMRGAFMQRSLNRADSALKRRAVSLILVARFVPVGRVAVNLAAGATAYPWRRFAPISAVSACLWAGYTVGLGALAGSWFGANQLAAVVAAIVLAAVLGLVAEKVSGMLRARSIRAAAVRPGQHNAPGEDAGVEVNAKSLPEGIRV